GGGAACTGCCTTTCTGCCGTGGGGGAAATGGGGGGCGGTGCTCCAGCGGGAGCCTCAGCGCCTCCGGTCAGGCGCTCGGATATGAAATTGATACGCATTATCATTTTCAGTACGTGTTAAATCCATTGCCGCGTCCTGTCAAGAAGTGTGAGGGGCCTCAGGCGCTGGCGCGCGGCTTGAGCGAGGTGCGTCCTGTGGCCCAGGTTGAGCTGCGCCGTCTGCACAGCGACCTTGGCCGCGGCGATGTCCGCGAGGGACACCTTGTGCGCCGCGGTGACGTTCTCGTACTCCTGTTGGCTGATGGCCCGCGCCGCCAGCAGCTCCGTGTAGCGCTCCGCCGGGAGGCGGTTGGACCGAGTTCCCGTTCAATTCGTGGCTTCTGGGAAACGCGCCGCTCCGGTTTCCGCGGGCCTCGGGCTGAGCAGCCGCATGATGAAGACGTAGAAGACCGGCACGAAGAGCACCGCGAGCACCGTGGCGGACAGCATTCCCCCGAGCACTCCCGTGCCAATCGCTCGCTGGCTGGCGGCTCCGGGCCCACTCGCGATGGCGAGTGGGACCACGCCCAGCGTGAAGGCGAGCGAGGTCATGAGGATGGGACGGAAGCGCAGCTGCGCGGCCTCGAGCGCCGCGTCCAGGAGCGGTTTGCCCTGCTCCCGGAGCTCCTTGGCGAACTCGATGATCAGAATGGCGTTCTTCGCCGACAAACCGATGATCGTGATGAGTCCGACCTTGAAATAGACATCGTTGCTCATTCCCCGGAGCATGACGGCCAGCACCGAGCCGAGCACTCCCAGGGGAACGACGAGCAACACGGCCAGGGGAATGGACCAGCTCTCATAGAGGGCGGCCAGGCACAGGAACACGAACAGCATGGACAGTGCGATCAGGAACGGAGCCTGCGAGCCCGACTGGATTTCCTGCAGGGATTGCCCGCTCCAGTCGAAACCAAACCCTCGCGGAAGCTGGCTCGCCAGGCGCTCCATCTCCTGGAGGGCTTCACCGCTCGAATGGCCGGGAGCCGCGTTTCCGCTGATGCGGACGGCGGGGTAGCCGTTGTAACCGACGACCTGGGAGGACCCCACCCGCCAGTCCACCGAGGCGAAGGCGGAGAGGGGCACCAGGGTGCCCTGGCGGTTGCGCACGGTGAGTGCGAGGAGATCCTCCGTCTGCATGCGCCGGCTTCCCTCCGCCTGGACGATCACCCGCTGCATCCGGCCCGCGTTGGGAAAGTCATTGGAGTAGGCCGACCCCAGGTTGGTGGAGAGGGTTTCGTTGATTTCGGCGAACGTGAGCCCGAGCGCGCTGGCCTTCTCTCGATCGATGCGGAGCTGGACCTGCGGCGCGTTCGCCAGACCCTCGAACATCACGCCGGAGAGGACGGAACTCCGGGCGGCGGCCGCCAGCAGTTGCTCCCTCGCGGCGGCGAGCGCCTCCTGTCCCATTCCCGCCCGGTCTTCCAGCCGGAAGGAGAAGCCGCCTGTGTTTCCCAGTCCTTCGATGGGTGGAGGAGAGAGCGCGAAGATGAAGGCATCCCGCACCGCCGATAGCGCTCCATTCGCCCGCGCGGCGATGGCCTCCGCGCTGTTCTCGGCCCCCCGCTCATCCCAGGGCTTCAGCGTCGCGAAGCTCAAGGCCGCATTCTGTCCCTGGCCGGAGAAGCTGAAGCCCAGGATGGCCACGACCCGGTCAACGCCCGGCTCGGCCATCAGCGTCTTCTCCATCTGGACCACCGCGTCCAGCGTCCGGTTGACCGTGGCCTCCGGCGGCGCCTGTACTCCGAGGATGATGTAGCCCTGATCCTCGCTCGGGATGAAGGACGAGGGGAGCTGGACGAACAGCCAGCCGAGGGCCGCGAACACCGCGGCGTAGATGAGCATGAACCGGCCGGCCCGGTGCAGGGTGCGGCCCACGAGTCCACGATAGGCGTGGGACGTGCGCTCGAAGCCGCGGTTGAACCAGCCGAAGAACCCGGTGCTCGCGTGCGTATGCCCTCGGGTGACGGGCTTCAGGAATGTCGCGCAGAGCGCTGGCGTCAGGGACAGGGCGAGCAGCGCCGAGAACAGGATGGACACCACCATCGTCAGGGAGAACTGCTTGTAGATGACGCCGACGGAGCCGGGAAAGAAGGCCATGGGGACGAACACGGCGCTGAGCACGAGCGTGATGCCGATGACGGCTCCGGTAATCTGTTTCATGGCCTTCTGCGTGGCTTCACGCGGAGACAGGCCCTCCTCGCTCATGATGCGCTCCACGTTCTCGATCACCACGATGGCGTCGTCCACGAGGATGCCGATCGCGAGCACCATGGCGAACATGGTCAGCACGTTGATGGAGAAGCCCATCGCGAACATCACCGCGCAGGTGCCGAGCAGGGCGATGGGGACGATGATGGTGGGGATGAGCGTGTAGCGGATGTTCTGGAGGAACAGGAACATCACCAGGAAGACCAGGAGCACCGCCTCGGCGAGCGTGTGGAGGACCTTCTCGATGGACACCCCCACGAACGGGGCCGTGTCATAGGGAATGTCGTACGCGACGCCCGCAGGGAAGAACCGGGCCAGCTCTTCCATCTTCGCTCGGACCGCCGTCGAGGTCGC
This is a stretch of genomic DNA from Archangium violaceum. It encodes these proteins:
- a CDS encoding efflux RND transporter permease subunit produces the protein MPRFFIDRPIFAWVIALFIIMGGVLAIPNLPVAQYPNVAPPQITISTFYPGASPEDLYQSVTRIIEEELNGTKSLLYFESTSEATGAVSITATFAPGTDPALAAVDLQNRVKRVEPRLPLAVSQQGLQIEEAASGFLLMVTLSSTDDSFDEIGLGDYLSRNVLNELRRIPGVGRAQLFSFERAMRIWVDPNKLMGLGLTSQDVTNAIRAQNAQVAAGSLGAQPGPATQKVAATVLVKGQLTSPEEFGAIVLRANADGSSVRLRDVARVELGGQSYSMSSRLNGQPSAAIGVQLSPTGNALATSTAVRAKMEELARFFPAGVAYDIPYDTAPFVGVSIEKVLHTLAEAVLLVFLVMFLFLQNIRYTLIPTIIVPIALLGTCAVMFAMGFSINVLTMFAMVLAIGILVDDAIVVIENVERIMSEEGLSPREATQKAMKQITGAVIGITLVLSAVFVPMAFFPGSVGVIYKQFSLTMVVSILFSALLALSLTPALCATFLKPVTRGHTHASTGFFGWFNRGFERTSHAYRGLVGRTLHRAGRFMLIYAAVFAALGWLFVQLPSSFIPSEDQGYIILGVQAPPEATVNRTLDAVVQMEKTLMAEPGVDRVVAILGFSFSGQGQNAALSFATLKPWDERGAENSAEAIAARANGALSAVRDAFIFALSPPPIEGLGNTGGFSFRLEDRAGMGQEALAAAREQLLAAAARSSVLSGVMFEGLANAPQVQLRIDREKASALGLTFAEINETLSTNLGSAYSNDFPNAGRMQRVIVQAEGSRRMQTEDLLALTVRNRQGTLVPLSAFASVDWRVGSSQVVGYNGYPAVRISGNAAPGHSSGEALQEMERLASQLPRGFGFDWSGQSLQEIQSGSQAPFLIALSMLFVFLCLAALYESWSIPLAVLLVVPLGVLGSVLAVMLRGMSNDVYFKVGLITIIGLSAKNAILIIEFAKELREQGKPLLDAALEAAQLRFRPILMTSLAFTLGVVPLAIASGPGAASQRAIGTGVLGGMLSATVLAVLFVPVFYVFIMRLLSPRPAETGAARFPEATN